The DNA segment ctttcaggggaggccttatatttagcaattcagcaaaacctccactaggtcttattttctggggatgtcttattttcagggaaacagggtataactctctggtgccaaggtcaatcaccccaaagtccaccagccTGCAAAGTTGGGCAGCATTgggtctgtgtcaagtttggtccatgtccgtcatcagatgggttcagtgttctgtggaaaagggtgaactacaactcccagattcccggggcaaccACCTTGAAACCgtaccagtattcccagttggccatgttgggtctgtgtgcccaatttggtccagatccatcacttgctgggttcaccCGTATTCTCAGAATACgcgtgaactataactctctcaTGCCAAGGTCAGTCACCTCAAGTGGGCAgcattgagtctgtgtgccaagtttggtgcaagcCAGGTGATTACTGGGCTTCTTATTATATTCTGATATCGTCATGAGTGGTCGTCACATTGGATTTCTTTTTCTCTGTTGACGCTTAGGATGCGCATCGTGGATGACGATGACACAAGCTGGAAGAGCGTTCCTGTGGAGCAGGACAATGCGgatgaggaaggggaggaaggggatTTGCCTGTGGTGAGGCTCTGAAAGCTGCATGGCATGGCGGCACTAAAGTTGTGTAATTGCACTACATAacacaatttctgttcctgggttatttatttacttatttacagtatttatattccgcttccTCGCTTGGAAAATGCTTAATCTTGGAGCGAAAGTGGCCTTTGGATGAAGTCTGGATGACATTTTAATCTGTTGCCTTCAGGTGGCAGAGTTTGTTGACGAGCGGCCAGATGAAGTGAAATGGATGGAGACGTTCCGCACCAGCAACAAATGGAAGCTGATGGGAGGTTAGCATCATGCCGTTCTTTTAAAGCTCCTTAGCGTACTTCTTTAACATACTGTCCTCAGACTTTTCCCCAAGGATGGGAACTTCATCTTGGCATCCCAGATTCAGAGTGGCTTGGGGTGTTCTTGTTATGTCTTACTTGCATAGGATTTATATAGAGACACGTGTTGAGGGTAATTGTGGTGCTTTCTTTTCTTAGAACAAAAGGAGGAGGAGCCCCAAAAGTCTGATCATTCTGCTTTTGCAAAATCGGCAAACAGGTGAGGAGTGTGAGTGGTTGAACAGCTTGCTGTCTGAGGCTGGGaagtctgcttaaaagccttttgCAGCTTcttgtatgtaataataataataataattaataataataattttatttcttacccgtctcctctcatggctcaaggcatttatatttatttactcctcgcctctccttttggcttgaggtggggcacaacatagtCAAGGTTTGGTTAATTAAAAACTCACTTTTGCTCttcagcatatggagaggaggaggacaaggACCCTAGGCACCTAATGTACTGCTGGCTTGTTGGCTAGTGGGCTGTGTTACAGCACTGCGacataattaattttaatgtatttgcaattaaaccttgtttttttttataaactaaggttcatgtttttatgctaaataattttaattttaatttgttgagaggtgttagctggccctgatagtttcttgtctggaattttcagagtgttgttctttatttactgttctgattttagagttttctaaATGCTGGGAGCCAGATAgtgttcattgtcatggtttcctcctttctgttgtccacgtgcttcttgtggatttcaatggcttctctgggcagtccgacatggtggttgtgagagcggTCCatcttttctgtgttctcaaataatatgctgtgtccaggttggttcatcaagtgctgtgctatggctgacttctctggttggatcagtcttgagttatttatttattattttattttatgcacgCTGTGATCTTTCTCGCTTCCCTTGCCTTCCAGTTCAGAAGCTGCAAAGCAACAGAAAACGGCCCCTTTCCCAGATCAGTCCCCGCCAAGAAGGAGCCGCCATGATTCACCGGACGCGTCTCCGCCCAGGAAAGGCCGCCATGATTCGCCGGACCTGTCCCCGCCCAGGAGGGACCGTCATATGGGGCCCCAATCCGGAGCAAGCGGAAACAACAGCAGGTCTTTGGACCAAGGCCGGCGGGAGCGCTTCCCGGAAAAGGACGCAGCCCGTCCGAAGAGGCAAGCAAGTCCTGATGCAGCGGCACCTCAGAAGAAGACACACCGTTCGGATGCAGACCTGCTGCTGCCTCGAAAGCAGCCGGCACCCAGAGGTCGGTGGAAAGCAACGTCCTTTTTTGTGGGCTCTGAATTGACTTCTAAATCGACTTAAATCATTTCTCCTAAAAATCACATGTCTTTGTGCCCAGTATTTCTgggacatattatttatttatttctctcttttctcccggACTCAAAGCAACGCACAACATGTAAAAAGCAAgaacataacatacaataaaaaacaGCAGCGTCGTAGACATAATACTTTTTATAAAAATCATATGAACCGACATAAAAGTGATTGACATCTAAACATAGAGACACAAACAGTCAATAGATTTAAAAGAACCCATCAACTATCATTTCGTTTAGGCTGCAGCCAGGTCCATTGCCAGAGGACCATTTCAATCCAGACATTGCACATTATAGATGTGGCATTTGTTCTCCTTCAGGGAAGGCCTGTTTCCACAGGAAAGTTTTTACTTGGTTCCTGAAATTTTtgttccgtgtcaggagcgacttgagaaactgcaagtcgcttctggtgtgagagaattggctgtctgcaaggacgttgcccaggggatgttgcccagatgttttgatgttttaccgtccttgtgggaggcttctctcatgtccccgcatgcatggggagctggaactgaatGATAGTAGGGAGGGAGCCATTCTAACTCCgttaagaagggagttccagagccctgctaaccctaacccaaaaagGCACCCTCTCTCATTCCCGCCAGTCGCACTTGGGGTGATTAGTAGGTGTTTAGAATGTGTTTAGCCTGTATGTTGTAGAGAAAGACGTGCTAGTTACTTTTGTATGTAAGAAAACATTCGTGAGTTGATCCATTTCTGCACGCTCGCTTGTTTCCATGAGCGGATTGTCTTGTGTCAATTTCCTTCCTTGTTCTGACTCTGGTCTTCCTCTTCAGGCGACAAGGCCGCCCCTTCCCCACAGAGGCGCCAAAGGCACGATTCCGATTCCAGTTCGGCTTCCCCTTTGCGGCGCAGCCAGGCCGGAGCAGACTCAGACTCAGACCTGTCCCCTCCGCGGCCCTCTCTCAACCCGCAGCCTCGGCAGGGCTCTCCTTCGGACCTCTCTCCGCCCAGAAGGAAGCGCCGCGTATCGTCAGGCTCTTCGGACTTGTCTCCTCCCCGACGGGGTCGAGAGCCCCCACGGAAAGGCCGCCGGTCCAGGAGCCCCCCTGACCGCTCGCCTCCCCATCGGACAGAGGATACCAAAGGCAGGGGCAGCGGCCAAAGGGTGAGGAGGTGGTCAAGGGGGAAGGGACTGACATGGGATTGCCTTCCAAGCCATGGGAGGCCTTGGATGGCGTCTCCCTTGTAAAAATTATCGTTAGTCCTCGTAAGTTGGATTAAATACGTACTTACGATGTGATATCCGACACGTGCCAAAAACTTGAGAATCAAAACTTGCAGAATACTTTTtcttttgaattctgtaatgattGGAAGTCAGTTTCAcgttcagtgcaaggaagcaaagcaaagccaaaaaggctgcctttcctcttgaaATGAAAATGGCTAGGTGTAAGTAATAGATGTGTTGAACCGTGAAAGATAAAATCTAGCCAACAGAAtgtgttaccgtatatactcaaatataagccgaggcatctaattttaccacaaaaaactgggaaatcattgactcaagtataagctgagggtggtaaatttccgaaataaaaatagataccaaaaaattacattaattgaggcatcagtaggttaaatgattttgaatatttacatcaagctctaatttaagataagactgtccaactctgatcaaatcattcttctcatcttcttcaatgtaaatgtgcttatgtatcctttttaataacaatagagtaaaataatacatgtaataataaatacaggaaaataatacatgtaataataaatagagtagaataataaatgtaataagatcagagtgaaataataaaagtactactaataataaaaatagagtaaaataaatgtaatagtagcagcaataatagaatacaataataaatgtaataataccattaataataatagagaaaaataataaatgtaccatatattctcgagtataagctgaccccaaatataagccaaccaggatcctcactcaagtataagctgaggaggcttttttagtcctaaaaaagggctgaaaaagtaggcttatacttgagtatatacagtatattatattcttGTGTGCATACAATTGTGACATTGTTACAAATCATGTACCTCTaaccaattaaaaaaataacatgctTCAAGATGACATCGCTGAAAGAATTAAATATATGGATGGAGAATTGGGGGTCGAAATTGGTTCCTGTTGATGTTTTTGTCACCACCTTTATGCTGGCTTTGCCTTTCAGGACCCTCAGATGCTGTCGGGCGGCAAGGCGGGCCTGGTGTCGGCGGAGTTGCTGCGGAGGGAACAGAAGGAGCGAAGGCAGCAAGGAAGCGGCAGCAGCAAACACCTGGAAGGTGAGCACCTGGGGCACCTCATGGCTTTGGTTGCGCAGGGGGAGAGGCCGGCTTGTTCAAGCTCAACCGGGCCCTCATGGAGCCCAGTCCGGagcaaacagcagcaacagcggAGCCTCCTTGATGTTCCTAGGATGCGCCTTTGGCCCTTTGTGCACAGATtcccttagagcaggcatgggcaaaccaagaccctccagatgttttggactccaactcccaccattcctaacagcctcgggccctttccttttccagacaacgctggctcttcagcttggcaatggagatgagcaccaacccccagagtcagacacgactggacttaacgtcaggggaaaaccaagaaAGTGTTCCTTCCCTGGGTGGTCCCTTCCCGACTGTTCTTTTGATTCCTTGTCTCCTTCTTTCAGCTGAATCTCAACATGCCGAGACCGTTTTCCGGGACAAGTCTGGCCGCAAGAGGGACCTACAACAGGAGAAGCTGGAGCTGCAGAAGAAGGCGGAGGAGAAGTCCGAGCGAGAGTTGCAGTACGCCCAGTGGGGGAAAGGGTGAGCCGCTCCTTGCCTCTCTTCTGTCTTTCCAGGATGCTTAGCAAGCAATGGCCGGTCAGTCAGTGGGTCTCTGCCAGGCCTGGCGGGTCCTCTTCTAAACCGCGGCCCTTCCTTTCTGCCCCCAGCCTGGCGCAGagcaggcagcagcagcagaacgTGGAGGACGCCGTGAAGGAGATGCAGAAGCCCCTGGCGCGCTACATCGACGACCAGGACCTGGACAAGATGCTCCGGGAGCAGGAGCGGGAAGGCGACCCCATGGCCGGCTTCCTGAGGAAGAAGAAGGCCAAGGAGAGGAAGGACGTGAAAGGTCAGGCTGTGAGCGGGGAGCGGGCGGCAGCGGGGTGTTTCTGCCAGCACAATTTTCTGGCTTCTGCTATAGATtgttcctctctccttccctctttcctgtgcagaaaagccAAGATATAATGGCCCAGCGCCTCCGCTGAACCGGTTTAACATCTGGCCTGGGCATCGCTGGGACGGAGTCGACAGGTGAGCCAAAGTTAATCAATCCTTCCCCTCTTTTGCCCTCCCTGATGCAGTTTTCCAGGCTCCAATTTTCTTAGGGTGGTGTCTTCAGCCAGACCTTAATATTCCCTTAGCCAGACCCCAGTTGTAACATTTCATTCAGTCCCTTTGTCGCTCTCCCTTCCTCCGCAGGTCGAACGGTTTTGAGCAGAAGCGCTTTGCCAGGCTCGCCAGCAAGAAGGCCGTGCAGGAGTTGGCCTACAAGTGGAGCGTGGAGGACATGTGAGGAGCAAGGGCCTCTTGGCCAACACGATCCACCTTCTGTGCCACAGAAAGTGACTCCAGACTGGCAGATGGGAAGGATTAAAGGGCCTCAAGTCCATCATAGGGGGGCCTCAATTCCATCATGGAGAGGCCTCAATTCCATCATCGTGGGGCCTCAATTCCATCATGGAAGAACATTGAGTTCATCATCGTGGGGCCTCAAGTCCATCATGGAGGAGCCTCGGGTCCATCATGGAGGCTCAGTTGAAGACCACGGTTTCCTTGATCTCCTCGATTGCAGCCAGTTCTGTCAGGGTCCTCTTTGGGGAACCTTCCTTTCATGCCGGAGAGTAGAAGGCCATGGTTTCTGGGGGGATTGGAGGCTTTGCGCTCTGAGTTAAATGCTGCACCGGGTTCAGCTCCCTTTGCTGCCCGGCTGGGGATGCCTCCTTGAGAGCGCAAAGTCACCGGCTTGGATATTGCTTTAATGCTTTGCCCACAAACTCACTGCCGGTATCAACTCAAGACGTTGGCTGAGAAGTCAAGGAAGCCTCTTGTTCTTGGAGAAAGGGCTTCGGCTGGACATCAAATCAAGACTTTTTCATAGGAAGCTCCATTCCTGGCATCTCGGGGGACAGGGTTGAAGAAGGCTGTCCGCAGCCagtatttcttctctcctttgtAATTTGGACGCGCTGTTTGTATCTAATGACATTTTAACAAAAAACAGTAGTGTGTCTTTTAAATGCTTCACTGCCATGTTGATATGAATGAACGGGATGGCAGATGGTTGACTGGGCCGATTACGAGTTTGTGTTAATACAttcctttttataaaaaaaaaaaaaagatattgcgCATGGCTCTTGAGTTTCCTATCATTGGCCACACATGAACAAAAGGTGTAAATATTGCACACCCTTCGCCTGTTTaatatccaaggtgctgatttGTTTATTATGGGCAACGGATCTTTCTGTCTGGCTCAGGGTTTGGATGTGCGAAGGCCGACACCAGTTGAAGGCCATTCCCACGTCAAGCCTGTGAGACCAGTGGTTCTTCTTCGTGGTGtctgaaatcgcacatatgggttcACTCAggggttgggagttatagttcacccacattgacAGGATTTTCTGTCTGTTTccagaagaaaagagaaggacaggcggagagatcttcagccttctctgccaaaggggctcctctaagaccatcagaaatacattatttttggcggtttttggcaacccctctgatacTCCtttgtgaccacccccccccaggggtcctgacccccaggtagAGACAAAAAGGTTCTGGATGGGAATGGCCTCTGCAAGGGCTGGTGAGCGGCAGAACTGGAGCCTAATGTgcaccccccccctctctctcttgagCTCTCTCTGCCCCTCAACATCTGGACtctgctttccttcctttctccttcccaccttctttcctccctccctcactttatttctccctttccttttaggGGCTGTGCAATGTGGACGGAACGGGtgcttggttttgtcatttgtaCAAATAGGATGTGATTGCGGGTGGCATTGAATTCCAGATGTCCAACGACAATAAAGCTGATctattctccttcctttcccttctctccttcccttcttcccttgccctactctttccttccttccttccatctatttccttctcccccccttccttccttccttccttccttctctccttccttccttccatccatccatcctgtcctccttttgtttgttcattccttctctctccctcccttccttccttccttcctcccttccttccttttctcctttctcctaCAAGACCCCCAGACTCTTAGTATGACCCTTTTGTTGGAATCCTTTCCCAGGTCTTGTGGCAGGACATTTGGACCCAGGACAAAACCCAAAACCCAGGCCAAGCCTGTTAGGCGAAGAAAAGGGTCTGGGTGGGAACGGCGTCTGCAAAGTCTGGTGAGCATAGAATCCTAGATCCTATGGTTCTATGCTCACCAGCCTTTGCAGAGCAGCACAAAGGGAGCCTTGCAGGGAGCGGTCCCAGtgcgcactctctcagccttgcgCTGCGTCCGAAGGGATGAAGTCAGGCCCAAAGCCTCCTCTTTGCGGCTCCACATCTGGGCTCGGTCCTGCCTAAAAAAGGACCGTCTCCTGGGGCCAGAAGCCTCCGCTCTGAGTCAGAGGCATGCGGGGAATGTCCTCCATCGCGCCCTTTTGGAGTCTTTCCCCAAATATGGAGCCCTTcgcggaggggagggagggggccgcCCACCAACAGCCTTTTAACCCCCGGACAGGCTCCCCGGGCTCAGTCGCCTCGCCCAGCCTCGTCCTCCGTCCTCCATCCGTTGGCTGACCGGCAAGACATTGTGAGTCCTGGCACgtctgggggggggagggggtgatgGCCAAGGCGGGTGGCACGGGGCAGTGCATGATACCTGCTTGACAGGTCTGTTGGGATATGGGTCTAGTATTATCATCCCAATGATAATGCAGATGTTGCCTTTCAGCATGCGCAGACCAACTTTGGCCtggcgggtgttttggacttcaactcccaccatccctaacagctggaaggcatggtgggagttggagtccaaaacacctgggattattaataataataataataataataataataataataataataataataatggggttgctgtatgttttccgggctgtatggctatgttccagaaatattctctcgttcgacttgtgattttgtgatatgaaatccagcatatctatcttgtttgctgtgtcataataatgataataataatggggttgtatgttttccgggctgtaatgccatgttccagaagtattctctcctgacgtttcgcccacatctatggcaggcatataataataataatactaataataa comes from the Anolis carolinensis isolate JA03-04 unplaced genomic scaffold, rAnoCar3.1.pri scaffold_8, whole genome shotgun sequence genome and includes:
- the bud13 gene encoding BUD13 homolog yields the protein MAAVGLSKAEYLKRYLDGGGGGGGGKEAEEEGKKRRRRRKKEAEEEKGAPRSRMRIVDDDDTSWKSVPVEQDNADEEGEEGDLPVVAEFVDERPDEVKWMETFRTSNKWKLMGEQKEEEPQKSDHSAFAKSANSSEAAKQQKTAPFPDQSPPRRSRHDSPDASPPRKGRHDSPDLSPPRRDRHMGPQSGASGNNSRSLDQGRRERFPEKDAARPKRQASPDAAAPQKKTHRSDADLLLPRKQPAPRGDKAAPSPQRRQRHDSDSSSASPLRRSQAGADSDSDLSPPRPSLNPQPRQGSPSDLSPPRRKRRVSSGSSDLSPPRRGREPPRKGRRSRSPPDRSPPHRTEDTKGRGSGQRDPQMLSGGKAGLVSAELLRREQKERRQQGSGSSKHLEAESQHAETVFRDKSGRKRDLQQEKLELQKKAEEKSERELQYAQWGKGLAQSRQQQQNVEDAVKEMQKPLARYIDDQDLDKMLREQEREGDPMAGFLRKKKAKERKDVKEKPRYNGPAPPLNRFNIWPGHRWDGVDRSNGFEQKRFARLASKKAVQELAYKWSVEDM